A window of Sulfurimonas gotlandica GD1 contains these coding sequences:
- a CDS encoding phosphoribosyltransferase, producing the protein MKYYSYEDFRIDTKKLLLDVKEFKPEVIVAIARGGLTLAHAIAEGLDIREVQTIRTELYDKTQKRETISIFGDCNFRDTSRVLIVDDIADSGDTLKAVIPHLKSLHKDIEFKSATLFYKKSSVFEPNFWVNEADDWIDFFWERDFKVN; encoded by the coding sequence ATGAAATATTACTCTTATGAAGATTTTAGAATCGATACAAAAAAGTTACTCTTAGATGTTAAAGAGTTCAAACCTGAGGTTATAGTCGCAATAGCTAGAGGTGGACTTACCTTGGCTCATGCTATTGCAGAAGGACTAGACATACGCGAAGTTCAGACTATTAGAACAGAACTTTATGACAAGACTCAAAAGAGAGAAACTATTAGCATCTTTGGTGATTGTAATTTTAGGGATACATCTAGAGTTTTGATAGTTGATGATATAGCCGACAGTGGAGATACACTAAAAGCAGTGATTCCACATCTAAAATCTCTACATAAAGATATTGAGTTTAAATCAGCTACTCTTTTTTATAAAAAGAGCTCTGTATTTGAACCGAATTTTTGGGTAAATGAAGCAGATGACTGGATTGATTTTTTTT
- a CDS encoding LPP20 family lipoprotein produces MIKTLSSIALAGIIAATITGCGGATPAPQAEEEFDNRCKQENVLAPKWTCVPMVEGAYAGVGVAAKSAAGMGHMRRVALANGRSDLAQQIKSQVKDKVETFTRTTGVAEGETVDQVNTAVSKQIAKVDLQGSKGVDAWTAPSGSLYMLVTVPEATVNGEVKEAVKNSFKNDQALWQQFQSKNALEGLDKEFPTN; encoded by the coding sequence ATGATCAAAACTTTATCGTCAATAGCATTAGCAGGTATTATAGCTGCAACAATTACAGGATGTGGTGGCGCTACGCCTGCACCTCAAGCAGAAGAAGAATTTGATAACCGTTGTAAACAAGAAAATGTATTAGCTCCAAAGTGGACTTGTGTTCCTATGGTTGAAGGTGCTTATGCGGGTGTTGGTGTTGCTGCAAAAAGTGCTGCAGGTATGGGTCATATGAGAAGAGTTGCTTTAGCTAACGGTCGTTCAGATTTAGCTCAACAAATCAAGTCTCAAGTAAAAGACAAAGTTGAAACATTCACTCGTACAACTGGCGTTGCTGAGGGTGAAACTGTAGATCAAGTAAATACTGCTGTTTCTAAACAAATTGCAAAAGTTGATTTACAAGGTTCAAAAGGTGTTGATGCTTGGACTGCTCCATCAGGTTCTCTATACATGTTAGTTACTGTTCCAGAAGCTACTGTAAATGGTGAAGTAAAAGAAGCTGTTAAAAATAGCTTTAAAAATGACCAAGCACTATGGCAACAATTTCAATCTAAAAATGCTTTAGAAGGTTTAGATAAAGAGTTTCCAACTAACTAA
- the der gene encoding ribosome biogenesis GTPase Der: MKKIAIIGRPNVGKSSLFNRLVKKRDAITSDIAGTTRDVKRRNTVIINKEVELLDTGGLDKGCELFDKIKEMSLKAAYKADIILYMVDGKSIPEDEDKKLFYELQNLGKEVALVVNKIDNDKMKENLWDYYEFGTDAIFGISVAHNRNTVELLDWIASKIPDSDIIKEDEEGEDEIQIIEPELDDEDFFANARKHDEDDDGFTYWDDDEMDGVIQDDTIYGNNDRIKEFNEEDVNHIKIAIIGRTNVGKSSLLNALLGEERSVVSSVAGTTIDPIDETIDYKGKQLTFVDTAGLRRRGKILGIEKYALMRTTEMLDNSNMALIVLDASEPFLDLDEKIAGLVDSNRLASIIVLNKWDISKREEHDKIIKEVRERFKFLAYAPIITISAKSHQRVDKLHDMILEINENYSQRIPTSKINEVLERALRRHTLPSVSGQVIRIYYATQYETRPPKIAIVMNKPSGLHFTYRRYLTNQMREAFNFTGTPLLFKAKKRGEK, from the coding sequence ATGAAAAAAATCGCAATTATCGGTCGTCCAAATGTTGGAAAAAGCTCACTTTTTAATCGTTTAGTTAAAAAAAGAGATGCCATTACATCTGACATTGCTGGAACCACAAGAGATGTGAAAAGAAGAAATACCGTGATTATAAACAAAGAAGTAGAACTTCTTGATACAGGCGGACTGGATAAAGGCTGTGAACTATTTGACAAGATAAAAGAGATGTCACTAAAAGCTGCTTATAAAGCTGACATAATTTTATATATGGTAGATGGCAAAAGTATACCTGAAGATGAAGATAAAAAACTTTTTTACGAACTTCAAAATCTTGGAAAAGAGGTAGCCTTAGTTGTTAACAAAATAGATAACGACAAGATGAAAGAAAACCTTTGGGACTATTATGAGTTTGGGACAGATGCTATCTTTGGTATTTCAGTAGCTCACAACAGAAACACTGTTGAACTTCTTGATTGGATTGCTTCTAAAATTCCAGATAGTGATATTATTAAAGAAGATGAAGAGGGTGAAGATGAGATCCAAATCATTGAGCCAGAACTTGATGATGAAGATTTCTTTGCTAATGCAAGAAAGCATGATGAAGATGATGATGGATTTACTTATTGGGATGATGATGAGATGGATGGAGTCATTCAGGATGATACTATCTATGGAAATAATGACCGTATAAAAGAATTTAATGAAGAAGATGTAAACCATATTAAAATTGCGATTATTGGTCGTACAAATGTTGGTAAAAGTTCCCTTTTAAATGCTCTTTTAGGTGAAGAACGTTCAGTAGTAAGTAGTGTAGCTGGAACGACAATAGACCCTATTGATGAGACAATAGACTATAAAGGCAAGCAACTTACTTTTGTTGATACGGCAGGTCTAAGAAGAAGAGGTAAGATTTTAGGTATTGAAAAATACGCTCTAATGAGAACTACAGAGATGCTAGATAATTCTAACATGGCACTAATAGTTTTAGATGCAAGTGAACCTTTTTTAGATTTAGATGAAAAAATTGCTGGTCTTGTAGATAGCAATAGACTAGCTTCTATAATTGTTTTAAACAAGTGGGATATATCTAAAAGAGAAGAGCATGACAAAATTATTAAAGAAGTAAGAGAGAGATTTAAATTTTTAGCATATGCACCAATCATTACTATCTCTGCAAAATCACATCAAAGAGTTGATAAACTTCACGATATGATTTTAGAGATAAATGAAAACTACTCTCAGAGAATTCCAACTTCAAAAATAAATGAAGTACTTGAACGTGCACTTCGTCGTCACACACTTCCAAGTGTTAGTGGACAAGTTATCCGTATCTACTATGCAACGCAGTATGAGACACGACCACCGAAGATAGCAATTGTTATGAATAAACCAAGCGGTCTGCACTTCACATATAGACGATATTTAACTAATCAGATGAGAGAAGCATTTAACTTTACGGGGACTCCGCTTCTGTTTAAAGCTAAAAAACGCGGAGAGAAGTAA
- the hemJ gene encoding protoporphyrinogen oxidase HemJ: MDYYLWIVVFHIMAVLSWMAMLFYQPRLYVYHTEHKNKPDFVEVVKIQEYKMYKYIGLPAMWATVISGLWMLFLRPELLQDDIWMYAKILVVIVLMVYSFSLEYYRVQLERDNYSKSGNFFRAYNEVPTVLSLLIVGYVITKTFSFVFTFITLAIGAFVIYRVIKQIPKEA, encoded by the coding sequence ATGGATTATTATTTATGGATTGTAGTATTTCATATTATGGCAGTTTTGTCATGGATGGCAATGCTTTTTTATCAGCCAAGATTATATGTGTATCACACAGAACATAAAAATAAACCTGATTTTGTAGAAGTTGTAAAAATTCAAGAATATAAAATGTACAAATATATAGGACTTCCTGCAATGTGGGCAACTGTAATTAGCGGACTTTGGATGCTATTTCTAAGACCAGAGTTATTACAAGACGATATATGGATGTATGCTAAAATTTTAGTGGTTATTGTACTAATGGTATATTCATTTTCTTTAGAATACTATAGAGTTCAACTAGAACGTGATAACTATTCTAAAAGTGGAAACTTTTTTAGAGCTTATAATGAAGTCCCGACTGTATTATCTTTGTTAATTGTAGGTTATGTAATTACTAAAACATTTTCTTTTGTTTTCACTTTCATAACCTTGGCAATTGGTGCTTTTGTTATTTACAGAGTGATAAAACAAATACCCAAAGAGGCTTAG
- the hpf gene encoding ribosome hibernation-promoting factor, HPF/YfiA family produces MNVQVRAKDITLHDNTRAHIESAIEGFSKYTLDITTVNVSLKAEKKGVSVEFDIHIAHAEPVVINQSDDNLDAAIDLAIDRASKALRRLHTKVIDHNNSSVKDLETLDA; encoded by the coding sequence ATGAATGTACAAGTTCGCGCAAAAGATATTACACTTCACGACAATACTAGAGCTCACATTGAGTCTGCGATTGAAGGATTTTCAAAATATACATTAGATATTACTACAGTAAATGTTAGCCTTAAAGCTGAAAAAAAAGGTGTTTCAGTTGAATTCGATATTCATATTGCACACGCTGAACCAGTTGTTATTAATCAAAGCGATGATAATCTAGACGCTGCAATTGATTTAGCAATTGATAGAGCTTCTAAAGCACTTCGTCGCCTACATACAAAAGTTATTGATCACAACAATTCTTCCGTAAAAGATTTAGAAACTCTTGACGCTTAA
- the trpS gene encoding tryptophan--tRNA ligase: MRVFTGIQPSGDLHIGNYFGSIKQMVDAQKDSETFAFIANYHAQTSVNDGKRLAELTMQCATDFLALGIDPNKSTFWVQSDVKEVLELYWVLSSFTPMGLLERAHSYKDKTARGQATNHSLFSYPVLMAADILLFSSDVVPVGKDQIQHVEIARDIATKFNNQYGDILVMPEFRVQEDVQTVPGIDGQKMSKSYGNIVNIFGEEKAQMKTIKKIVTENVAMEEPKEFENCNVYNMAKLFLEGDNLIALQNRYKNGGEGHGHFKIYLGEVMWEYFREYREKRAYYEKNQDEVREILNMGAVKAREVSMPMIEKIRSATGIKY; encoded by the coding sequence ATGAGAGTATTTACAGGTATTCAACCCTCTGGAGATTTACATATAGGAAACTATTTTGGCTCTATAAAGCAAATGGTTGACGCTCAAAAAGATAGTGAAACTTTTGCTTTTATTGCAAATTACCATGCACAAACAAGTGTTAATGACGGAAAACGACTTGCTGAGCTTACTATGCAATGTGCAACTGACTTTCTTGCACTTGGAATTGATCCAAATAAATCAACATTCTGGGTTCAATCAGATGTAAAAGAAGTTTTAGAACTTTACTGGGTATTGTCATCATTTACTCCAATGGGCCTACTTGAAAGAGCTCATAGTTACAAAGACAAAACTGCTCGTGGTCAAGCTACTAACCATTCACTTTTTTCTTACCCTGTACTTATGGCAGCGGACATCTTACTTTTTAGCTCAGATGTTGTTCCAGTTGGAAAAGATCAAATACAACATGTTGAAATCGCTAGAGATATTGCTACAAAATTCAACAATCAATATGGTGATATTTTAGTAATGCCTGAATTTCGCGTTCAAGAAGATGTCCAAACAGTTCCTGGAATTGATGGACAAAAAATGTCTAAGAGTTATGGGAACATTGTTAACATCTTTGGTGAAGAAAAAGCACAAATGAAAACAATTAAAAAAATTGTTACAGAGAATGTTGCTATGGAAGAACCAAAAGAGTTTGAAAACTGTAATGTATACAATATGGCTAAACTATTTTTAGAAGGTGATAATCTTATAGCTCTTCAAAACAGATATAAAAATGGTGGGGAGGGTCACGGTCACTTTAAAATCTATCTTGGTGAAGTAATGTGGGAATATTTTAGAGAGTATAGAGAAAAACGTGCCTACTATGAAAAGAACCAAGATGAAGTTAGAGAGATTTTAAACATGGGAGCAGTTAAAGCAAGAGAAGTATCTATGCCTATGATTGAGAAAATTAGAAGTGCTACAGGAATTAAATACTAA